The following are encoded in a window of uncultured Ilyobacter sp. genomic DNA:
- a CDS encoding GNAT family N-acetyltransferase gives MLKLVKMKQDEYNVIKGKLISDYAKEKVRVGHWQEDEAIELSKETLEKILKDGVDTSDHYLMSAYEDEEKKVGFIWFNIFNKSVFINALCIYDDFKGKDYEIKAVEALEEKSYDYGVKKINLHSFGYNEGAIAAYRKMGYEITDVYMNKKI, from the coding sequence ATGCTTAAATTGGTTAAAATGAAACAGGACGAATACAACGTCATAAAAGGGAAATTGATCTCCGATTATGCCAAGGAAAAAGTTAGAGTAGGACACTGGCAGGAAGATGAAGCTATAGAACTGTCTAAAGAAACTCTTGAAAAGATACTGAAGGACGGTGTCGATACAAGCGATCATTATCTTATGAGTGCATATGAGGATGAAGAGAAAAAAGTAGGGTTTATCTGGTTTAATATTTTTAATAAATCGGTCTTTATAAATGCTCTCTGTATATATGATGATTTTAAGGGTAAGGACTATGAGATAAAAGCGGTGGAGGCCTTGGAAGAAAAGTCATATGACTATGGAGTAAAAAAAATAAACCTGCATTCATTTGGATATAATGAAGGAGCAATAGCAGCCTACAGAAAAATGGGATATGAGATAACAGATGTATACATGAACAAGAAAATATAG
- a CDS encoding N-acetylmuramoyl-L-alanine amidase — translation MKRHIIFLLTILVYTLSFSQLINLKGIRFNGNPPQMVIDVDGPIKPRFNIDYDEASRLLFIELPGTEAGSNFKSQILNGNYIEKVDVVKYGNSTGIFTFLNKNVNFKTSYRTDPVRVVMDFSGKGDEKEYTIVIDAGHGGKDPGAVGFNKYLEKDIVFSVANYLRNELIRDFNVVMTRATDDFVSLAERPRAGNKNKGDMFVSIHANADQSGNGTGFEAFYFSKKSSPYAERVASFENSFGAKYGEDSGDIAQIMGELAYKKNQEESIKLGENLARTYSGKLDMKNRGVHGANFAVLRGFDGPGILLELGFISNENDVWKLKQSKYQQLMAEEIADNIRKYFY, via the coding sequence ATGAAACGACATATAATTTTTTTATTAACAATATTGGTATATACATTATCATTTTCCCAGCTTATTAATCTAAAAGGTATAAGGTTTAACGGCAATCCTCCGCAAATGGTTATAGATGTAGATGGGCCGATAAAACCGAGATTCAACATAGATTATGACGAGGCCAGCCGACTTTTGTTTATAGAACTTCCAGGAACAGAGGCAGGATCAAATTTTAAAAGCCAGATATTAAATGGAAATTATATAGAGAAAGTGGACGTGGTAAAATATGGTAATTCCACTGGAATTTTTACATTTTTAAACAAAAATGTAAATTTTAAAACCTCCTACAGAACAGATCCTGTGAGAGTTGTAATGGATTTTTCTGGAAAAGGGGATGAAAAAGAGTATACGATAGTTATTGATGCAGGCCACGGAGGAAAAGATCCAGGAGCAGTTGGGTTCAATAAATACTTAGAAAAAGATATAGTTTTTTCAGTGGCCAATTACCTTAGGAATGAACTCATAAGAGATTTTAATGTAGTGATGACCAGAGCAACCGATGATTTTGTTAGCCTTGCAGAAAGACCAAGAGCTGGAAATAAAAACAAGGGAGATATGTTTGTGAGTATACATGCCAACGCAGACCAGAGTGGAAACGGAACTGGTTTTGAGGCTTTTTATTTCTCTAAAAAATCATCTCCCTATGCAGAGAGAGTAGCATCCTTTGAAAACAGTTTCGGGGCAAAATATGGGGAAGATTCTGGAGATATAGCCCAGATAATGGGTGAACTGGCATACAAAAAAAATCAGGAAGAATCCATAAAACTCGGTGAGAACTTGGCCAGGACATATTCTGGAAAATTAGATATGAAAAATCGTGGAGTTCATGGAGCAAATTTTGCAGTATTAAGAGGATTTGATGGTCCAGGAATACTTCTAGAGCTGGGATTTATAAGCAATGAAAATGATGTATGGAAACTTAAACAGTCAAAATATCAGCAACTGATGGCTGAGGAGATAGCAGATAATATCAGAAAATATTTTTATTAA
- a CDS encoding GerMN domain-containing protein gives MNKKNIALGFLGALLLTTGTAYYLLVERYDKIQPKVIFEKDGPEKKLKKEKFILYIPDDNLEKLKLQEREAEVAGSSDNLINLIFELLKSEIDYKFRYRGESGDELEAPFLDEGVKLLNTFIDGQDVYLNFNYNFKENMKTPQQELLIVYSIVNSITQSAEYKRVKILVNNKEIDRLNFYRLSKFYEKNLEI, from the coding sequence TTGAATAAGAAAAATATAGCTCTTGGATTTTTGGGAGCGTTACTTCTTACAACAGGAACAGCCTATTATCTACTAGTGGAAAGATACGATAAAATCCAGCCTAAAGTAATATTTGAAAAAGATGGTCCTGAAAAAAAACTTAAGAAGGAAAAATTCATTCTTTACATTCCTGATGATAATCTTGAAAAGCTTAAATTGCAGGAGAGAGAGGCCGAAGTAGCTGGTAGTTCTGATAATCTAATAAACCTGATTTTTGAGCTCCTTAAATCCGAGATTGATTACAAGTTTCGGTATAGGGGAGAATCAGGTGATGAACTAGAAGCACCTTTTTTGGATGAGGGGGTAAAACTTTTAAATACCTTTATAGATGGTCAGGATGTTTACCTTAATTTCAATTATAATTTCAAAGAAAATATGAAAACCCCACAACAGGAGTTGCTAATAGTATATTCTATAGTAAATAGCATTACCCAGTCGGCAGAGTACAAAAGAGTAAAAATTCTTGTTAACAACAAAGAGATAGACAGGCTTAATTTTTATAGGCTGTCTAAGTTCTATGAAAAAAATCTTGAAATATAG
- the dnaK gene encoding molecular chaperone DnaK yields the protein MSKIIGIDLGTTNSCVAVMEGGSFTIISNSEGARTTPSVVNVKDNGEIIVGEIAKRQAITNTDSTVQSIKTHMGEDHKVTMHGKDYTPQEISAMILKKLKNDAESYLGETVKEAVITVPAYFTDAQRQATKDAGMIAGFDVKRIINEPTAAALAYGLDKKGEEKVLVFDLGGGTFDVSILEIGDGVIEVLATSGNNHLGGDNFDKKIIDWLVTEFKKETGLDLSTDKMAYQRLKDAAEKAKKELSTTMETPISLPFITMDATGPKHLEMRLTRAKFNELTLDLVEATQGPTKTAMKDAGLNPSDIDEILLVGGSTRTPAVQEWVEKFFGKKPNKGINPDEVVAAGAAIQGGVLMGDVKDVLLLDVTPLSLGIETLGGVFTKIIERNTTIPVKKSQIFSTAVDNQPAVTINVLQGERAKSSDNHKLGEFNLEGIPAAPRGVPQIEVTFDIDANGIVHVGAKDLGTGKENKVTITGSTKLTEEEIERMKRDAEANEAEDKKFKELVETRNKADMLISSTEKTLVEHAEKVTEEDKKNIEAALEELKKVKDSQDKEVIDKAMEDLSKAAHKLAEEIYKDAQANATSEDGAEGGESKKSEDDVEEAEIID from the coding sequence ATGAGTAAAATAATAGGTATTGATTTGGGAACAACAAACTCATGTGTCGCTGTGATGGAAGGTGGAAGCTTTACTATTATAAGTAACTCAGAAGGAGCAAGAACTACTCCTTCAGTAGTAAACGTAAAGGATAATGGTGAGATCATAGTAGGAGAGATCGCAAAGAGACAAGCAATCACAAATACTGATTCTACTGTACAATCTATAAAAACTCACATGGGTGAGGACCACAAAGTAACAATGCACGGTAAGGATTACACTCCACAGGAAATTTCTGCAATGATCCTTAAAAAACTCAAGAATGATGCAGAATCCTATCTTGGTGAAACTGTAAAAGAGGCAGTAATAACTGTACCAGCTTATTTCACTGATGCTCAAAGACAGGCAACAAAAGATGCTGGTATGATCGCAGGATTTGACGTAAAAAGAATCATAAACGAGCCTACAGCGGCTGCATTGGCTTATGGTCTTGATAAAAAAGGAGAAGAAAAAGTACTTGTTTTTGACCTTGGAGGAGGAACATTTGATGTATCTATCCTTGAGATAGGAGACGGTGTAATCGAAGTACTTGCTACTTCAGGAAACAACCACCTTGGAGGAGACAACTTTGATAAGAAAATAATTGACTGGCTTGTAACGGAGTTTAAGAAAGAGACAGGCTTAGATCTTTCTACTGATAAAATGGCATATCAAAGACTTAAAGATGCCGCTGAAAAAGCTAAAAAAGAACTTTCTACAACAATGGAAACACCTATATCTCTTCCGTTCATAACAATGGATGCAACTGGACCTAAACATTTAGAAATGAGGCTTACAAGAGCTAAATTCAACGAACTTACTCTTGATCTTGTGGAGGCAACTCAAGGGCCTACTAAGACAGCGATGAAAGATGCGGGACTTAATCCTTCTGACATCGATGAGATCTTACTTGTGGGAGGTTCTACAAGAACTCCAGCAGTACAAGAATGGGTAGAGAAATTCTTTGGTAAAAAACCTAATAAAGGGATAAACCCTGATGAGGTAGTGGCTGCAGGAGCTGCTATCCAAGGTGGAGTACTAATGGGAGACGTAAAAGACGTACTATTACTTGACGTAACTCCTCTTTCACTAGGAATCGAAACTCTTGGTGGAGTATTTACTAAAATCATCGAAAGAAATACAACTATCCCTGTAAAGAAGTCACAAATATTTTCAACAGCAGTGGACAACCAGCCTGCAGTAACAATCAACGTACTTCAAGGAGAGAGAGCTAAATCTTCAGACAACCATAAGCTTGGAGAATTTAACCTAGAAGGAATTCCTGCTGCACCAAGAGGAGTGCCTCAGATCGAAGTTACTTTTGATATCGATGCAAACGGAATCGTCCATGTAGGAGCTAAAGATCTAGGAACAGGTAAGGAAAATAAGGTAACTATCACAGGATCTACTAAGCTTACAGAAGAAGAGATCGAAAGAATGAAAAGAGATGCAGAGGCAAACGAAGCAGAAGACAAGAAATTTAAGGAACTTGTAGAAACTAGAAACAAAGCGGATATGCTTATCTCTTCTACAGAGAAAACTCTAGTTGAGCATGCTGAGAAAGTAACAGAGGAAGATAAGAAAAATATCGAAGCTGCCCTCGAGGAACTTAAAAAGGTAAAAGACAGCCAAGACAAGGAAGTTATCGACAAAGCAATGGAAGATCTTTCTAAAGCAGCTCATAAATTAGCTGAAGAGATCTATAAAGATGCTCAAGCAAATGCAACATCAGAAGATGGAGCTGAAGGTGGAGAATCTAAAAAATCTGAGGATGACGTAGAAGAAGCTGAAATTATAGACTAA
- a CDS encoding methylated-DNA--[protein]-cysteine S-methyltransferase, translating into MMGRIYLEHPVLGIIEICEEIDGISSVEFVRGKKDEVESPLVLKCKKELEEYLYGNRMEFSVKLDMQGTDFQKRCWKELYKIAYGDSISYKIQAENIKNPKAVRAVGGANGKNPISIIVPCHRVIGKNGKLTGYAGGLWRKEYLLQREMDIKRAEGDKGIAG; encoded by the coding sequence ATGATGGGAAGAATCTATTTAGAACATCCAGTTTTGGGTATTATAGAGATCTGTGAAGAAATAGATGGTATAAGCTCTGTGGAGTTTGTAAGAGGAAAAAAAGATGAAGTTGAGAGCCCACTAGTACTAAAATGCAAGAAGGAGCTAGAAGAATATCTCTATGGAAACAGGATGGAGTTTTCAGTCAAACTGGATATGCAGGGAACTGATTTTCAAAAGAGATGCTGGAAAGAACTGTATAAAATAGCTTATGGAGATAGCATCTCTTATAAAATACAGGCTGAAAACATAAAAAATCCAAAGGCAGTGAGAGCTGTGGGCGGGGCTAATGGGAAAAACCCAATAAGTATAATAGTCCCATGTCATCGTGTAATAGGAAAAAATGGGAAACTGACTGGCTATGCAGGAGGTTTGTGGCGGAAAGAGTATCTGCTTCAAAGGGAGATGGATATAAAAAGAGCCGAAGGTGATAAGGGTATAGCCGGTTAA
- the rnr gene encoding ribonuclease R → MDKEKDLEKLIEHIKGKKALTLNEISEFLGWSAKYKKQNREILEEWIESGELLRNKRGKYNIPENLGFIKGSFTVIKDKFAFVDTETEGIFIPRSKFNSALDGDTVLVRITKETDGGKKKEGEVEKVLKRSKNKIIGIFEKSEGFGFVKPTHSFGRDIFIPKRGMKNAKNGELVLVEVTFWGGEGKKPEGEIEEVLGDPYNTNTMIEALIKREGMSGEFPPEVIREVSNVEDKITEDEIKKRKDLRSLPIITIDGEDAKDLDDAVYVEKLKNGNYRLIVSIADVSHYIQDGVLLDKEAQKRGNSVYLVDRVLPMFPKEISNGVCSLNPRENKLTFTCDMEIEPSGKVIDSDTYKSIIKTAHRMTYTDVNKILDGDEELTKKYEDIREMLFTMFELSKILRDVKYQRGSIDFDLPEIKVVLDENGKVEKLKKRERGEAEKIIEDFMISANEAVAEKLFWLEIPSVYRTHDKPDPERIKTLNDTLAKFNYRIHSFEDLHPKRFQAIIEDSKEKDISMIVHKFILMSLKQARYTSDNTGHFGLASNYYTHFTSPIRRYSDLLVHRILGTTLSGYPSKKQIAKWSKTLDGVCQHISKTERDAMKIEDESVKIKVVEYMMDRVGEVYDARIVGFSNKKVFFETDEYVECFWDVVSSDDYYEFDEIEYVMKNRDKGDIMNLGDKMKILIARADLNELEVEVVPYTKDMDDNFKRYR, encoded by the coding sequence ATGGATAAAGAGAAAGATTTAGAAAAACTTATAGAACACATCAAAGGTAAAAAAGCACTGACGTTAAACGAGATATCTGAATTTTTAGGATGGTCCGCAAAGTATAAAAAACAAAACAGAGAAATACTAGAAGAGTGGATTGAAAGTGGTGAGTTGCTGAGAAACAAAAGAGGTAAATATAATATCCCTGAAAACTTAGGTTTTATAAAGGGGAGTTTTACAGTAATAAAAGATAAGTTTGCCTTTGTAGATACTGAAACAGAGGGAATATTTATACCAAGATCAAAATTTAATTCAGCCCTCGACGGAGATACTGTTCTTGTCCGTATAACCAAGGAAACAGATGGTGGTAAGAAAAAAGAGGGAGAAGTAGAGAAGGTCTTAAAGAGATCTAAAAATAAGATAATTGGGATATTTGAAAAAAGTGAAGGCTTCGGATTTGTAAAACCTACTCATTCATTTGGAAGGGATATTTTCATTCCTAAAAGGGGGATGAAAAATGCAAAAAATGGGGAACTAGTGCTTGTAGAGGTAACTTTCTGGGGAGGAGAGGGTAAAAAACCAGAGGGTGAGATAGAAGAGGTACTAGGAGACCCATATAACACCAATACGATGATAGAGGCGCTTATAAAGAGAGAGGGAATGTCTGGAGAATTTCCGCCAGAGGTAATAAGGGAAGTAAGTAATGTAGAAGACAAAATAACAGAAGATGAAATCAAAAAAAGAAAAGATTTGAGAAGTCTGCCTATAATAACAATAGATGGTGAGGATGCCAAGGACCTAGATGATGCAGTCTATGTGGAAAAGCTCAAAAACGGGAATTATAGGCTGATAGTAAGTATAGCAGATGTATCTCATTATATTCAAGACGGCGTTCTCTTAGATAAGGAAGCCCAAAAGAGGGGTAACTCTGTCTATCTTGTAGATAGGGTGCTGCCAATGTTTCCTAAAGAAATATCTAACGGAGTGTGTTCGTTGAATCCTAGAGAAAACAAACTAACTTTTACATGTGATATGGAGATAGAACCTTCTGGAAAGGTAATAGACAGTGATACCTATAAGTCGATAATAAAGACAGCCCACAGAATGACCTATACAGATGTAAATAAAATACTAGACGGCGATGAAGAGCTCACCAAAAAATACGAAGATATAAGAGAGATGCTTTTTACCATGTTTGAACTTTCTAAAATTTTGAGAGATGTAAAGTATCAAAGAGGAAGCATAGACTTTGACCTGCCTGAAATAAAAGTGGTCTTAGATGAAAATGGGAAAGTGGAAAAACTTAAAAAACGTGAAAGAGGAGAGGCAGAAAAAATAATAGAAGATTTTATGATATCAGCTAATGAAGCTGTGGCTGAAAAACTTTTCTGGCTGGAGATACCATCGGTCTACAGGACGCATGACAAACCTGACCCAGAGAGGATAAAAACTCTAAATGATACCCTGGCAAAGTTTAACTACAGAATACATTCTTTTGAAGACCTTCACCCAAAGAGATTCCAGGCTATAATAGAGGATTCTAAGGAGAAAGATATAAGTATGATAGTTCATAAGTTTATTCTCATGTCTTTGAAACAGGCTAGATATACTTCAGATAATACCGGTCATTTTGGACTTGCATCAAATTATTATACACACTTCACCTCCCCTATACGTAGGTACTCAGATCTACTTGTACACAGAATTCTCGGCACCACCTTGAGCGGCTATCCTTCAAAAAAACAGATAGCTAAGTGGTCTAAGACTCTAGATGGGGTGTGCCAGCATATCTCAAAAACTGAGAGAGATGCTATGAAAATAGAGGATGAAAGTGTGAAGATAAAAGTGGTGGAATACATGATGGACAGGGTTGGAGAAGTCTATGATGCCAGAATAGTGGGATTCAGCAATAAAAAGGTATTTTTTGAAACAGATGAATATGTGGAGTGTTTCTGGGATGTAGTATCTTCTGACGACTATTATGAATTTGATGAAATAGAGTATGTGATGAAGAATCGTGATAAGGGAGATATAATGAACTTGGGAGATAAGATGAAAATCTTGATAGCAAGGGCAGACCTCAATGAACTAGAAGTAGAGGTGGTTCCTTATACAAAGGATATGGATGATAATTTTAAAAGATACAGATAA
- a CDS encoding PTS sugar transporter subunit IIC translates to MSNRKPGNSYITKVLNGMALGLFASLIIGLILKQIGKYSGLESLSNYGQIAQYMMGPAIGAGVAYTRTKSPLGIFSALICGAIGAGTIKDGGIFIGEPVGALVASLIGVEVARLVEDKTKLNIIVIPAATIIAGGLAGSFISPTISSFMKMLGEFINYLTTLHPIPMGILISVIMGIILTLPISSAAISISLGLSGLAAGASIVGCSCHMIGFAVSSFRENKVSGLVSQGLGTSMLQISNIIKNPWIALPAVISSAILGPLATVVFKMQGNKIGGGMGTSGLVGQIATFETMGSSALAKIAILHFILPAILSFTISEAMRKKGRIKFGDMKI, encoded by the coding sequence ATGTCTAATAGAAAACCAGGAAACAGTTATATTACAAAGGTATTAAACGGAATGGCTTTAGGACTTTTCGCATCCCTTATTATCGGCCTTATACTAAAGCAAATCGGTAAATATTCCGGACTTGAATCCCTTAGCAACTACGGTCAAATTGCCCAGTATATGATGGGACCGGCCATCGGAGCGGGGGTGGCTTATACACGTACAAAGAGTCCCCTTGGAATATTTTCTGCCCTTATCTGCGGGGCTATAGGTGCTGGTACTATAAAGGACGGTGGAATATTCATCGGAGAACCTGTGGGGGCACTGGTGGCATCTCTTATAGGGGTGGAAGTGGCAAGGCTTGTAGAAGATAAGACAAAGTTAAACATAATCGTTATTCCTGCTGCCACAATAATTGCAGGTGGGCTTGCGGGATCTTTCATATCACCTACCATAAGTAGTTTCATGAAAATGTTGGGAGAATTCATAAACTACCTCACGACTCTGCATCCGATACCTATGGGAATACTTATATCTGTCATAATGGGAATCATCCTTACTCTTCCTATATCAAGTGCAGCTATCTCAATATCCCTAGGTCTTTCCGGTCTTGCAGCAGGTGCATCCATAGTAGGTTGTTCGTGTCACATGATTGGGTTCGCGGTATCTAGTTTCAGAGAAAACAAGGTTAGCGGACTGGTTTCACAGGGACTCGGTACATCTATGCTGCAAATATCAAACATAATCAAAAACCCGTGGATAGCACTTCCTGCAGTCATCTCTTCCGCAATTTTAGGTCCTTTAGCTACTGTTGTTTTCAAAATGCAAGGAAATAAAATCGGTGGCGGAATGGGTACTTCAGGTCTTGTTGGACAGATAGCCACCTTTGAAACAATGGGGAGCAGCGCTCTTGCAAAAATAGCCATACTCCATTTTATCCTTCCTGCCATACTTTCCTTCACCATAAGTGAAGCAATGAGAAAAAAAGGAAGAATAAAATTCGGAGATATGAAGATATAA
- the yqeK gene encoding bis(5'-nucleosyl)-tetraphosphatase (symmetrical) YqeK — protein MDKIKENIRLMLTPKRYEHVLGVEEVAIELAAKYGANLEKVRKAALLHDCSKQFTITKMRELCDCDETLKNYGHLGELIHGFAGSVYAKMKFGITDQEILDAIRYHTIGRRDMSLVEKITYLADAIEPNRDYADVEHIRHLAFKNIDMAILHETDRKIEYLIKREAVIHPNTVDMRNWLLSEVKKGEI, from the coding sequence ATGGACAAAATAAAGGAAAATATAAGGCTTATGCTTACTCCTAAAAGGTATGAACATGTGTTAGGTGTAGAGGAAGTAGCTATTGAGTTGGCTGCCAAGTACGGTGCGAATTTGGAAAAAGTTAGGAAGGCAGCATTGCTACATGATTGCTCTAAACAGTTTACCATTACCAAAATGAGAGAACTTTGTGACTGTGATGAAACTTTGAAGAACTACGGACATTTGGGAGAACTCATCCACGGATTTGCAGGAAGTGTCTATGCAAAGATGAAATTTGGCATAACAGACCAGGAGATACTTGATGCTATAAGATATCACACTATAGGGAGGCGGGATATGTCGCTAGTAGAAAAGATTACCTATCTTGCTGATGCCATAGAGCCCAATAGAGACTATGCCGATGTGGAACATATAAGGCATCTGGCTTTTAAGAATATAGATATGGCAATACTTCATGAAACAGACAGGAAAATAGAGTATCTTATAAAAAGAGAGGCAGTGATTCATCCAAATACTGTGGATATGAGAAACTGGTTACTTTCTGAAGTGAAAAAAGGGGAGATCTAA
- the yajC gene encoding preprotein translocase subunit YajC encodes MIVTVAVWAAVFYFLLIRPNKKKQKQHQEMMASLHAGTQVITAGGIKGEVVSLNDEFVVIRVDKGVNLTMKKSSIANVYSK; translated from the coding sequence ATGATTGTTACTGTAGCTGTATGGGCGGCCGTATTTTACTTTTTACTCATAAGACCAAACAAGAAAAAACAGAAACAGCATCAGGAGATGATGGCATCACTTCATGCAGGAACTCAGGTAATTACAGCTGGGGGAATCAAGGGGGAAGTAGTGTCACTAAATGATGAGTTTGTTGTTATCAGAGTGGATAAAGGCGTAAATCTAACTATGAAAAAGAGTTCAATAGCAAATGTTTACAGCAAATAA
- a CDS encoding DUF2141 domain-containing protein has product MKYIFIIMILISFKSYSFTVIVTGVEDRHAPLYMAVFETDDGFPYEGDKGCYIWRGTPIEAEKGIDTGLPKGVYTTVVFQDTNENGEMDRWFWGKPKEPYGISNASKKLRGRPKFQDGVVKVESDTVIRVRLWNP; this is encoded by the coding sequence ATGAAATATATATTTATAATTATGATTCTGATAAGTTTTAAAAGTTATTCTTTTACGGTTATTGTGACAGGTGTAGAGGATAGGCATGCCCCACTATACATGGCTGTATTTGAAACAGATGACGGGTTTCCCTATGAAGGAGATAAGGGTTGCTATATCTGGAGAGGTACTCCTATAGAAGCTGAAAAGGGGATTGATACAGGTCTTCCTAAGGGGGTGTATACAACAGTCGTATTTCAAGACACAAATGAAAATGGCGAGATGGACAGGTGGTTTTGGGGAAAACCAAAGGAACCTTACGGAATTTCAAATGCTTCTAAAAAACTCAGAGGAAGACCTAAATTTCAGGACGGGGTTGTGAAAGTAGAGAGTGATACTGTAATCAGAGTGAGGCTATGGAATCCCTGA
- the smpB gene encoding SsrA-binding protein SmpB, producing MILAKNKKAFHEFFIDERYEAGIELVGSEVKSIKAGKVSIKESFVRIINNEIFIMGMSVTPWTFGSVYNPEEKRVRKLLLHKREIKKLHEKVTQKGCTIVPLSVYTKKGVVKVEIALARGKKNYDKRESLAKRDQQRQMDRELKNR from the coding sequence ATGATTTTAGCTAAAAATAAAAAAGCATTTCATGAGTTTTTCATAGATGAAAGATACGAAGCAGGCATAGAGCTGGTAGGAAGTGAAGTGAAATCTATCAAGGCTGGAAAGGTCAGCATAAAAGAGTCTTTTGTGAGAATAATAAACAATGAGATTTTTATAATGGGGATGTCTGTAACACCCTGGACTTTTGGGAGTGTATATAACCCAGAGGAGAAAAGAGTGAGAAAACTCCTCCTCCATAAGAGGGAGATAAAAAAACTTCATGAAAAGGTTACTCAAAAGGGTTGTACGATAGTTCCGTTATCTGTGTATACAAAAAAGGGAGTTGTAAAGGTAGAGATAGCTCTGGCAAGAGGTAAGAAAAATTATGACAAGAGAGAAAGTCTGGCTAAGAGAGATCAGCAGAGGCAGATGGACAGAGAGTTAAAAAATAGGTAA
- the dnaJ gene encoding molecular chaperone DnaJ, which produces MAKKDYYEILGISKDASEAEIKKAYRKAAMKYHPDKFTNASEDEKKNAEAKFKELNDAYQVLSDSQKRAQYDRFGHAAFEQGGAGGAGGFGGFGGFGDFEDLGDIFSSFFGGSGFGDQRSRRRTVQPGADLRYSVEITLEEASKGVEKHIKYEKNGKCHTCEGTGAEPGAGMQTCSQCNGQGRVKQTQRTMLGNFETVVECDQCHGKGEVPKKKCSNCGGTGIEKEVVEKTVKIPAGIDDGQRLRLSGMGEASPSGGPNGDLYIYIKVKQHSIFERIDDDLVCEIPISYAHATLGGDLEIPTIEGKIKMKIPAGTQNGKVFRLKEKGMPNTRGYGRGDQLVKIVIEIPTNLNDSQKELLKSFDKSLKDKNYNMKKTFFDKIKNLFV; this is translated from the coding sequence ATGGCTAAAAAAGATTACTACGAAATACTGGGTATTTCAAAAGATGCATCAGAGGCTGAAATTAAGAAGGCCTACAGAAAGGCCGCCATGAAATACCATCCAGATAAATTTACCAATGCCAGTGAAGATGAGAAGAAAAATGCTGAAGCAAAATTTAAAGAGTTAAACGATGCATATCAGGTACTTTCAGATTCTCAGAAGAGGGCTCAATATGATAGATTTGGACACGCAGCTTTTGAACAAGGAGGAGCTGGCGGAGCCGGAGGTTTTGGTGGATTCGGTGGATTTGGAGATTTTGAAGATTTGGGAGATATATTCAGTTCATTTTTTGGTGGATCTGGATTTGGTGATCAAAGAAGCAGAAGAAGAACAGTACAGCCTGGAGCAGATTTAAGATATAGTGTAGAGATAACCCTTGAAGAGGCATCTAAAGGTGTAGAAAAACATATAAAATATGAGAAAAACGGTAAATGCCATACATGTGAGGGTACCGGAGCTGAACCTGGAGCAGGTATGCAGACTTGTAGCCAGTGTAACGGGCAGGGAAGAGTCAAGCAAACACAAAGGACAATGCTTGGAAACTTTGAAACTGTAGTAGAATGTGACCAATGCCACGGCAAGGGAGAAGTACCTAAAAAGAAATGTAGCAATTGCGGTGGAACTGGTATAGAGAAAGAGGTCGTAGAAAAAACCGTAAAAATTCCAGCTGGTATAGATGATGGTCAGAGGCTAAGACTTTCGGGAATGGGGGAGGCTAGCCCTTCAGGAGGACCAAACGGAGATCTTTATATCTATATAAAAGTAAAACAGCACAGTATTTTTGAAAGAATAGATGATGATTTAGTATGTGAAATACCTATTTCTTATGCTCATGCTACCCTAGGGGGAGATCTTGAAATACCTACAATCGAAGGCAAAATAAAGATGAAAATTCCAGCTGGGACACAAAATGGGAAAGTATTCAGACTGAAAGAAAAAGGTATGCCTAATACTAGAGGGTACGGCAGAGGAGATCAACTGGTAAAAATAGTTATAGAGATTCCTACCAATTTGAATGACAGTCAGAAGGAATTACTGAAATCTTTTGATAAGAGTCTGAAAGATAAAAACTACAATATGAAAAAAACATTTTTTGATAAAATAAAAAATCTATTTGTATAA